One Bacillus sp. (in: firmicutes) DNA window includes the following coding sequences:
- a CDS encoding carbon-nitrogen hydrolase family protein, translating into MKLRVSAVQYHLHTIQSFEEFAQQVEHYIKTAQEFDADFVLFPEFFTTQLMSIGNDQGQPLTIQDLPDFTEQYRTLFIDLAKKTKMHIIGGTHVIRKGDRLYNVAHLFYPDGRVAEQAKLHITPTEVKEWNMSPGDGLQVFETEKGTIAMLTCYDIEFPEIVRMAKAKGADVIFCPSCTDDRHGFHRVRYTSHARAVENQVYVVTTGTVGSLPTVDFMRANFGQAAVITPNDIPFPPRGILVEGEINHDMIVTADLDLELLYQVRESGSVTTWRDRRTDLYPDWK; encoded by the coding sequence ATGAAACTAAGAGTTTCAGCCGTTCAATATCATCTCCATACCATCCAATCTTTTGAAGAATTTGCTCAACAAGTGGAGCATTATATTAAAACAGCTCAAGAATTTGATGCTGATTTCGTTTTATTCCCAGAATTTTTTACCACTCAGCTGATGTCCATTGGTAATGATCAAGGACAACCTTTAACAATTCAAGATCTCCCTGATTTTACAGAACAGTATCGGACTTTATTTATCGATTTGGCTAAGAAAACAAAGATGCATATCATCGGAGGAACCCATGTCATCCGTAAAGGGGACCGATTATACAACGTGGCGCATTTGTTCTATCCAGACGGAAGAGTCGCTGAACAGGCAAAACTCCATATTACGCCTACAGAAGTAAAAGAATGGAACATGTCACCTGGCGATGGGCTACAAGTATTCGAAACGGAAAAAGGAACCATTGCCATGTTGACTTGTTATGACATCGAATTCCCAGAAATCGTTCGCATGGCAAAAGCGAAAGGTGCCGATGTTATTTTCTGTCCTTCTTGCACCGATGATCGTCATGGCTTCCATCGTGTTCGATACACTAGCCATGCAAGAGCGGTCGAAAACCAAGTGTATGTCGTTACCACTGGTACAGTCGGCTCCCTTCCTACAGTTGACTTTATGCGCGCGAATTTCGGCCAAGCGGCAGTCATTACACCGAATGATATTCCGTTTCCTCCACGCGGCATCTTGGTCGAAGGGGAAATCAATCACGATATGATTGTGACCGCTGATCTTGATTTAGAACTGTTATATCAAGTTCGTGAAAGTGGTTCTGTTACTACATGGCGCGATCGCCGAACTGACCTATATCCGGATTGGAAATAA